A stretch of DNA from Cannabis sativa cultivar Pink pepper isolate KNU-18-1 chromosome X, ASM2916894v1, whole genome shotgun sequence:
caataaaattgtgccacgtgtacactgtgtacacgtggacattccaCCATGGCAGTTAACAGTATAAAATGGACGGAAATGGCTAACTGCTAACAGAACTTGAGTTTAGGAAGTTTTACCgcaaaaattttagaattggaggttagttgcaaaaacctCCCTACTttagggggttttgccgcaaataacccatttaaaaaagaaagttaaaaaatagtatatgggataattctttttttttttaatgtataaaaaatcagaataaatactctcatactACATATTTTTAGAGACTAAATTGTTAAATAGTAAAAATTTAGAGGGTGTTTATACCAAACAAACACTCATTtcgtaataaataaaaagttaataTAATTTTGGACCACGTGTTTAACAAAAGTTATCGATTTGAttatctattttgttaaatgacaaaataaatttgatattttttagaaTAATACAAATAGGACCGTAAGATCAATTTTTGactaatataaccaacttgaagataattcATAACACGAACagaatcaaaaaatataattagttttatcATAACACCTCTATATCgagttattattaagttttattttgataaaaaattagttaaatcaCTATTtagtactattttgaaaaatataaaatacaatttattatttaacaaaataaaaagttcAATCAATAACTTTTAACATATCTAAAATAGTTGTACCCTTAAAGAGAATTGTTAAAGGGCATTATTGTTGCCTAACACCTTCCTCGATGCTAGGGATGTACATTGGTCGATTTGCTCGGTTTAcattacattttatttaatcCAAGGTAAAGAACGAGTTacaaaaatttaagtgtaacccgctcaattaagaaaaaaaagtttcaacCCACCCAATAAATTGGTCAGTTTAGTCGGGTAAACCCGTCcagcactattttttttttcacattcaaTTGTTATACTTTAGTTATTGTGATAATgagataaatataaaaattaaatttaaagttgAAATCATccgtcataaaaaaatataatagtttaaactttttatttttataaatatgtataaaaattatataatatatagattatatataataaaaacacacatatatataaaactcttttaatcgggttggtcgggttAGTTCGggttgatattatttttaaccTGTCCAATCGGGTTATATTTTCGTCGTGTTTTTCGGTTTGTATTTTTCGTCGAATTATCTCAGTTTTGTTTGGACGGGTTGTTCGAGTTGGGcggtttacaaaaatttatatacaGCCATACTCAATACCACATAGCTATTAATGTAATTATGTATCTGGTCTCGTacaactttaaatttttttaaaaaaaaatatcactaacCAATCGTAACATGTCACCTATAAAAAGTGCACAATACCAATGCTCTAAAATAAATAGCTATTTTTTTCATTGTTTCCTCATCCATTTTCATTAGTCCGAGTCTCCAAAACCACTGATATTCTTCAACACCACCtttattttttctcaaattCACACAAAAGAAAACCCTTAAAACCCCAAAATTTCTCCGTCACTCTCTCTCCAGTTTCCGACTTGGGTTTTCCGGCCAACCCACTTGACCGGTTCTCCACTCTTCAATCATCGCTTTCAGGTAATTTAGTTACTACTTATGTTTCATTTCTTTGTATGTATTtgattaatattattcataGTAATGTGAAAACCCATCTGGGGTTATCCTTAATAGTGAGTTTACTTAGCTTAGAGTAAACCCTGATGAGATTTTCGAATTCATACTTTTTTCTCTTGTGGGTTAGATTTACATGAGTGGTAATAGACAGAGGACCCTTGGGGGTGGGGGTCAACATGTATTGGATTACTTAAAGCGAATGCAAGCAGAGAATCCTGCTTTCTTTTATGCTGTTCAAAGTGATAGTGAGCATTCTGGAGGGAATATATTGTGGGCTGATGCTTCTGCTAGGTTGAACTATACTCACTTTGGAGATACAGTGATTTTTGATACTACATATAGAACACACCGTTATAGGTTGCCATTTGCCTCTTTTACTGGGTTTAATCATCATGGGCAGCCATTGTTGTTTGGGTGTGCTTTGATTCTTAATGAGTCTGAATCATCCTATGTTTGGCTTTTCCAGACTTGGCTTCATGCCATGTCTGGACATAGTCCTGCCTCGATTACAACTGATCCGGAGAGGCTAATACAAAGTGCTGTTGCCCAAGTTCTTCCTGGTACCCGCCATCGTTTCTGTAAGTGGGCGATTTTTAGAGAAACTAAAGAGAAGTTGCCTCAACTTTATCAGTCTCAGCCTACTTTTGAGGCTGAGTTTAAGAAGTGTGTTAATGAGAGTGAGACAATTAATGAGTTTGAGTCTAGCTGGGAATCTCTGCTCCAAAGGTACTACATTATGGACAATGAGTGGCTTCGATCAATGTACAGTGCTCGACAACAGTGGGTTCCTGTTTATATGAGAGATGCTTTTTTCGGCGAGGTGTCTGGGACTGAGGGAAGTGGGGGTTTGAATCTGTTCTTTGATGGGTTTGTGAATGCGTCCACCACCATTCAGATGCTTGTTAAACAATATGAGAAAGCTATAGTGAGTTGGCATGAGAAGGAACTAAAAGCAGATTATGACACTATCAATACTACACCAGTTTTGAAAACACCATCTCCCATGGAAAAGCAAGCTGCTAATCTCTATACTAAAAGAATATTCAAAAAGTTCCAGGAGGAATTGGTTGAGACCCTTGCTAATCCTGCAACCAAAATAGATGACTCAGGTACTGTTGCCACTTATAGAGTTGCCAAATTTGGAGAAGACCACAAAGCAAACGCTGTTAGCTTCAATTCTTTTGAGATGAAAGCTAGTTGCAGTTGTCAGATGTTTGAATATTCGGGAATAATTTGTAGGCATGTATTAGCCGTTTTTCGAGCAAAAAATGTCCTGACACTTCCTTCTCAGTATGTTCTTAAACGATGGACTAGAAATGCCAAGACTGGACCTGTCGTTGAAG
This window harbors:
- the LOC115702820 gene encoding protein FAR1-RELATED SEQUENCE 9, whose translation is MSGNRQRTLGGGGQHVLDYLKRMQAENPAFFYAVQSDSEHSGGNILWADASARLNYTHFGDTVIFDTTYRTHRYRLPFASFTGFNHHGQPLLFGCALILNESESSYVWLFQTWLHAMSGHSPASITTDPERLIQSAVAQVLPGTRHRFCKWAIFRETKEKLPQLYQSQPTFEAEFKKCVNESETINEFESSWESLLQRYYIMDNEWLRSMYSARQQWVPVYMRDAFFGEVSGTEGSGGLNLFFDGFVNASTTIQMLVKQYEKAIVSWHEKELKADYDTINTTPVLKTPSPMEKQAANLYTKRIFKKFQEELVETLANPATKIDDSGTVATYRVAKFGEDHKANAVSFNSFEMKASCSCQMFEYSGIICRHVLAVFRAKNVLTLPSQYVLKRWTRNAKTGPVVEEQASELPVHFRDSLTVRYNNLRQEAIKFVEEGAKSIHIYNVALDALQEAAKKVASIKNRSSGATQGATLANGGSQELHSNEENQTAAYQSVDEKEKKINELTTEIENTNQRCEVYRTNLLAVLRDMEEQKLKLSVKVQNAKLSLKE